The genomic stretch gttcgtgcgagggctttctccagttgcggcaagcgggggccactcttcatcgcggtgcggggaccgctcttcatcgcggtgcgcgggcctctctctatcgcggcccctcccgtcgcggggcacaggctccagacgcgcaggctcagcaattgtggctcacgggcccagctgctccgcggcatgtgggatcttcccagaccagggctcgaacccgtgtcccctgcattagcaggcagattctcaaccactgcgccaccagggaagccctaaatttatttttttaaaaaaaattatgttccaATCTCATTGCTGTCACTTCCTAGCCATATGATCCCCCGTGGGTTCAGTACCTAAAACTCAGagattcaggatttttttttttttttttaacctgtagaGATACAGTACCTCTGGCGTTACTAAATTAGGAACAAACGGAGTGCGAATGCGTACTGCCTGGTGATCAGAAATTGGTGGCCATTATTATTGTGTCAGAAAGAAGCAGGCAGGACAAGGAATTGGGGTTAGAAGTTGTTGGGGTTTTGAGGAGGGAGGGCTAGGCCTTGACATGGGAGGCCTTTATCTCCCAGGCAGAGTGTAGGCAAAGGCACTTGGCCTCCCTTTTACAGTTTTATTGTGGACAACTTCTGCCTTTGGAACCCCCAAAGGGCACGTCCTGCTTCTCCAGAGCACTCTTCTTTGTCAGGAATGGGGAGCCGGGTTACCCCTGGAAGTGGTGGCAAAGATTATTTTCTTGATCAGACTCTATTCAGGCTCCTTTGAACTCTCTTCTCAACTAGGCCCTGACTTTTGGGCTTCCATGTTCATCTCTGCATTGTTCACTTGTAGCCAGTTTAGCCAGAaccacctgcccccaccccaactGGGTTCCTTATCCTCCCGCATCCCCCAGGTGATTgatgtctgatcaccctggcctTCCTTCAGCAAGAAACCCCTCTTACCCTGATGCTTCCTTTTGTTAATTTTCCAatgcctccccccagccctgcacCTTGGCTCTAAGTTCCCACCTTTCCTTGTTGTATTCAGAGTTGAACCTGATCTCTCTCCACTGCAAAATTCCACTGCAGTGTAACAGGcaagaacctttgtattctattacaggTCACTAAAGGGATgatgcctataagcttaaattatccataatggcccatctctaggaaccctgcctcccaggtaatgagcattaagctaaaatacctttgtttagctcacaggaaacattcCTCACCAGACCCACCTGTGAACGactgaaagaaattaacacatcccctccggaGGCTAGCCAGAACCAGGAAATTTTGACTTTACTCCCTCTCCTTTTAGTGTAAAAGAAGTCTGAATTCTAacccaggcaagatggttctttgggacacgagtccaccatCTGCTCAGTCTGccagctttctgaataaagtcgctgttccttgccccaacaactcgtctcttgatttattggcctgttgttcaacaagcagtacaagcttggactcagtaacctCAGTGGTCCCTAACAAGTgccatgaataatttttttctttagaagtgGTGAAAGAAGCCCATTCCTCAGCTGTgcttctgtgtgtctgtctctgtctctcctctgtgtGGTTGGCTTCAGCCCACAGCAGATTTCTTGGAGGAAGCtggacattttatttctcttctcttagCTCTGGCCTCCTCCCCTTTTAAGAAAGCCTTTGGAGAAAGTACTGAAGCCAAGGAGATGCTGGCTTCCCTTCCTGAGATGGAGCCCAGGTGAATGAATGGTCCTTTGTCTAGATATTTTCTACCCAAAAGAGCAACTGCATtgctctttcccctcccctggtGTGTTTTTCTTCATGGCACTATTACCACCTGCATCATTTTTTGTCTatgtatacaggcataccttggagatattgccaGTTTGGTCCCAGACCACCACAAAGAGgagaatatcacaataaagtgagtcatgtgaatttttggtttcccagtgcatataaaagttagaTTTACATTATACTATAGTCTAttgagtgtgcaatagcattatgtctaaaaaaatgtacataccttaatttaaaaatactttattgctaaaaatgctaaccatcatctgacaatgcagggtggccacaaaccttcaatgtgtaaaaaatgcaatatctgcaaagctcaataaagtgaagtgcaataaaacgaggtctgcctgtacatCCTTGTTTGTGCCAGACACAGCCCAGAAACGTGTTGGTGAGTTTGGTTTATGTCACACAAGATTTAAACCCAGTTTGGGTCTACATTCAAAACTGGGAATTTTCACCTAAACATCCAGATATCTGGTTTCTGGGGAGTGATCAGATTGGCAGGCAGTGTAGGGCCTGCATCCCCCACTGCTTCCCGTGGCCTTGACACTGAGGCCTTGCACCTGCTCCACCTGTCACGATGGCACTGTTGTGTCTCTTGTAGAGAGAAATTCCCCACATTCACATCACTCTCACACACGGTAATAGAGAAGAAAGACCAAGAGGGACACGTGTTTTAAGAAAAATGGGAGAGAGCCCATGTCTTTGCGGAAAACAAGAATATTCCAGAATGTTTGGTGCACAAATGCATGTCTGTGTCGAAAGCCCAGTCTTGCCTTCCCCGCCGGCCCTTGTTTGAGCAGGTGTGGGTGGTGGTCTGAGGGGAATCTTTTGCCGTTCCAGGGACTGGTGGTGTTTGTGGGTCTGGCTgtgtgctatggactgaactgtgtccccccagaactcatgttgaagccctaacccccaacgtGACTATATCTGGAGACAGGGTCTATAGGAGGTACCTAAGattaaaggaagaaagggatCACTGTCTTTTTCCACCAAGTGAGGACAGAGAAGTCACCATCTATGAGCCAGGAAGACAGTCTTCACCAGGAaccgaatctgctggcaccttgatcttggacttcctgccTCCAGAAGCGTGAGTAATAAATGTCTGTTGGTTAAGTGCTCAGTTTGTGATATTCTGGtacggcagcctgagcagactatgACACTATGTGTTTTTTCCAAGAGAAGGGTGTGAATCTTCACCCTATTCTGAGCCACATCTGGGCCGACCGCGAGCAGGGGAGTTTAGCATACGTCATCCCCACGGGTAAGGATTTCTGAGCATGCCTGGTGGGCCTTGATTCCCCTTCTTCCTCCACACTCTAGCCTTTCTCCGTGATGCCTTCATCCTACAGGCAGCTCTCCCTCAAAGGAATCATCATGTTTTGCACGCCTGTTCTTAcccatctgcttctttttttttcttttttaacgatttatttatttattttttggctgcgatgggtcttcattgctgcacgtgggctttctctagttgtggcgagcaggggctactcttcattgcggtgcgcaggcttctcattgtggtggcttctcttgttgtggagcatgggctgtaggtgcacgggcttcagtagttgcggcacacgggctccagagcacaggctcagtagttgtggtgcacgggcttagttgctctgaggcatgtgggatcttccaggaccagggaattgaacctgtgtcccctgcattggcaggcggattcttaaccactgtgccacgagggaagtcctacCCATCTACTTCTCATTTAACTTGCTGGCTGCAGGGAAAAGACAGATAAAGTTTCAAATGCTGGGTGGTTCGAGGTGTAAACAATGGCTATCTCCTGCCTCCCTGTTAATTGATGTAtccaaatgtaaatgtaaatgtaatcCAAATGTAAATCAATAAATTGATTTATTGTCTAAAATTGAATAATGGAACCAAAACGCAGCCAGACTCCAAGGAGAGATTTCACAGCATTGCACAGCAAGCCCTCTTATCCTTCATCCTTTCTGttgatgaaaataataacaaaacgACTACTGTTTACTGAGTGCTCCTATGTTTCACCCTAGAGCAAAGTATTTTAATGTGCTGTGTCACTTAACTGTAGTAAATATCCTCTGGGAAATAGGTACTATTAACCCCCATTTATATTATTGTCGGAATCAAGTTTGTGATAAGGTTGGGCAGCAGAGTTAAGTGTCTGAAGAACAAATTACACCCCATTATTTATTCAGtcgttcagcaaatatttaccgagcatctactatatgccaagcagaTCTGCCTAGTGTGCCGAGAAAACCAGAGGGGCCCTGGTTGCCCGCCTCAAAGGAGAATCTTGGGACAAGACCAGAGTCTTCCAAGATACAGTTTGGATATTTACTCCAAGACAGAGCTGTGATTACCTGGCTGGCATTCAAGTTTGCGTTCAGGGGAGTGGCCTGAGCAGCAGGCTCTGGAGCCTACGTGCCCAAGTCTGTCTTGGCTGTTCTACTTTCctaactgtgtggccttgggcagggctctgcccctctctgagcctcagtttactcatctaaaACTTGCATCATAATGATATATACACGATTGTCATTGTGAGGATTTAAGTAGCACAGTAAAAACACAAGCACCATGGACCTAGGAAGTACTTAAAAAACATTAGCTTTTATTGTTAGCTCACAAAGGCCTTAGAAAAAGTGTAAAAAGCACCCATTACATATCAGGTTTTGAAAACTGTAGTTCTCTGATGACTCTTCTAGATAATTTAGTCAAATTAGCTAAACTGTTTGACTTGTACTGAATTGTTGGTTCTCAGTCATTTGGACTTTGGGAAATTGCTACCAAAGATGGCCCACACTTGTAAAGTGCTTGATGGTAGACCATCTCTTCCCAGCCATAATTAAGTCATAAGAGTAACTGTGAGCTGAACCAACACCCAGTATGTGATTATGGATTATGTACCATCAGCCTGGAGATGATCTTCCCCTCTGTCTTCAGAGGAGGATCTACGTGTGCCTCTCAGTTGTTTGCCAACTTCTGTGAGTGTGAGGCTGCCATTTTAACTCGAACTGTTTTGTAAACTCCATAAATGCTATGAAAACAAGCTACATTTATAAGAATAAACAGTGGcatgtgattatatatatatatatatatatatatatatatatatatatatatatatatataactgtaaaTGCTTTTAATTCAGACTGTAAACGATGCTTGGCACCTGAATGAGTTGTGGACCTCTTACAGAAACTTCACAGGCCCAGGCATCCAAGATCCACAAATCTTGAGGTCTGCAGACTTCATCCCAGTGTGGTTACAGGTCACGAGCTGATGTTTATGGAGCATCTGTTACGTGCTAGACATCATCATAGGTCCTTTACAAACATAATCTCATCGAAGCCTATCTGTCAGCTCTCAGAAGTTGGAGCTATgacaatccccattttacagacgaggcaAAGGTAAGGCTTACCCAGTTAGTAAGTGGTGGTTCTGAAGCACTGGTTTGGGTGTATGTCAGGGTAGGCCCAAATTCATCCTGGTGTATGCtggttatggactgaatgtctgtgtccccctcaaaacagaattaagaaagaaatcctgggcaAAGTAGAAGTTTAACCTTTAAATCTCTGTTGGCTCTACTCACTGAAAACTGCCCAGAGAGGAGAGGGCCAGGACTACGTTAGTCGGGCCTTGGTCACTTCATGGACTTGCTAACTTGTGTATATCTGGCCCCGAGGAGATGAGAAGAGTCGCAAGGCCAGGGCCCCACCGCTAACCAGGAGGCAGTTAGAAACAGGAAGTTGTGCGGCAGCTTTGAAAATGCTGGTGTCCCCACACCTGTCTGTCCCTCCAGACAGAGCCGAGAGTGtctcttctgttttcctccttttccctcttccacttctatctctcttcttcctcccccactACATACCCATCTGTGACTTCTTCAAATTACCCCTTTCCATGCCCTCCTCCTGAGGACGATGGAATGGCAGGCTTCTTGTGTTTGGCTTGAGTGCCAGTGCTCTGAATGGCTCCGCACCTTGGTTCCCTCTAAGATCCCGGCTCTCCTGACCCGTTAACTGATGTATCCTCTTGTCTGTCTAAAATTTAATAATGGACCCAAAACACAGGTTCCAAGGAGAGATTTCACAGCATTGCACAGCAGCCCAAGATTATAAGGCAAAAATGAGGCATATGTGGTCCTGCCTTTCCTCAAGCCCCACCACAAGGCTGTCCTGAAATCTGGCATCTTCCCTTAAAAAGGTCCTGCCTTCCaccgggggtgtgtgtgtgggggtgtctCCAGAACAGTGGTGGGCAGCCCGGTTTCTTGTTCTGCCTGTGTGCTCACAAGAAAAACTGGATATTGGATGTAGGGGGAAAAGTGGGATGCGAGAGAGAATGAAAAgtagaaatggaaggaaagaaagaagccgGTGGGAGGGTTGATTGAGGCGCTAGGCCTGAGGATGCCAAAGCTGAAAAACTCAAGGGTTGTCTGGTTGTTAGTGATGATGTTTATGGAGCTCTCACCACTAGGCACACAGCTCTCACCATGACCCTCTTCCTGCTCAGACCTCCCTACCTGCCtacacctccctcccccaggctccaCAGGGACACCAAGGACTGACTGTCCAGTTCACCTCCTGCTCATCGTGCCTGCTTGGCACAAAGCAGAGcccaataaatacatatttgttgatcaaattaacaaatgaagaaataagcaATTGATAACGAAGATGCACCCAGCAAGAACTTTGTGAGTCTTCATTTTGCAGTCTCTAAAATTAAGGAGTTGGACCAAGACAGACACCTGGGTTCCAACCTCACCCCAGTTCTGCACTTACTGGgtgtttgtgaccttgggcaggtcattgAACCTCTCTgcacctcggtttcctcacctataaaatagggataatagtaCCCCCTTTGTTTCAAAGATGAACTGATTTAATAATTGCAAATcgcttagaacagagcctggcacatacatAGTACTATGTAAGTAAAAGAGTAAATTTCCAGGGTCCCTTCCACCGTGGAGTTCCTCAGGCCTGGGAGGGTGGATGGAAGAGAAGCAGGGAGAATGGCCCAGAAACTGCGGAGCCTCGCTCATGCGCACTGAAGTTGAAGGAACAACCGTCTCCTGCAACTCCTCCCAGGACCCATCTACCCCGGGCCGCGGCTCAGCCAGGGGATGACTACGTTACCCACAGTGCATCTCGCGGACTCGCTACGTATCTCGTTTCTATGCCTGACAGTCGGTTCAACCAGTAGTACGAGGACCCACGATGTGAGTAGTTACTCACAATGGCTCCCATGGACCCGCCTACCCAGGCCCTTCTCACTCTCCACAGCCGGCCAAAGGTGCGAGGACTACATTACCCACAATGCTTCTAGTGGGACGCCCACGCGGCCTCGTTCTCGAGCTCGACGCCGGCTCAGCCTGTGGTCGCTGCTGACTGTCCCGCTTCTGCGTTCTAAGGGTTTTGGTCCTCGCTTCTGGCCCGCCGAGCCCTCCACGTGCGCTGTCCCGCTCCCGTCCCAACCTGCCGCTCCGGGCCTGCCCCGAACCCCCCCACGAGTCTCAGCGCTGCCGGTGAGTGCGGGTGCGGGCGCAGGGTCCCAGCTCGAGCTTCTTTCCGCGGCCCTCGCCCGCCGGAGCCTAGTTTGTGCCCGGCCTCGGTCACCGCTCTTCCTCCAGCTGAGGGGACGAGACGGGAGAGCAGCCCAGCCGGGGATTCCTGACCCTCACAAGACCCTGGAGTTGGAGAGGCCTTGGTGACCATCCATTCGGTGGGGCCCGCGGATGGGCTTCAGGCTCCTGAAGCCCGAAATCGGGGTTCAGATTGGGACAGAATCTGCGTCCTCCTGGGCAGAGGGGGCTCTGGTTCTCATCATATTTCCAAACGGACCTCATCCAAAAATGGCCAACTGTAATATTGAAAACTCAGCGTTTCTAGAACTCTGACCgcgttccaggcactgtgctaaaataaactattttcccGTTTAGTTCTCGAAGCAACCTGTGTGTAGGTGGTGTCAGCATGTCTTCTTTCACATGaagaactgagacccagagattaAGTACCTCTCCTGGGAATTAGAGGGTTAGTAGCAAAGACAGTTGGATTTACTTTAACTGTTTCTTTCTGCCAGTGAGGGCACGTTGGCCTTGGGGCTAGGGCAGGGCCTTATGGGTTTCAGACACTTATCCAGCCCCAGTGCTGCACCCTGCATGACTTTATTGTCTCTCCACAGAGCCCTGGAAACATCTTCCCCAGTGTCTGGCCAGAGGTATAGGGAGAGACAGGTGTGAGCTCCAGGCCAGAGAAGGAGCAAGGCCCACCAGGAGCAATGGCGACCTCTCCCGGCTTCCAGCACCCGCCACCCCTGGAGCAGGATGAGATCCTGATCGTGAAGGTGGAAGAGGACTGCTGCTGGGAAGAGGAGCCCTCCCTGGAGATTGAAGACCCTAGCCCTGAGACCTTCCGCCAGCTTTTCCGGCTCTTCTGCTACCAGGAGGTGGCCGGACCTCGGGAGGCCCTGAGCCGCCTCTGGGAGCTCTGCTGCCGCTGGCTGCGGCCTGAGCTGCGCACCAAGGAGCAGATCCTGGAGCTGCTGGTGCTGGAGCAGTTCCTGACGGTGCTGCCAGGGGAGATCCAGGCCCGGGTGCGGGAGCAGCAGCCAGAGAGCGGTGAGGAGGCCGTGGTCCTCGTGGAAGGGCTGCAGCGGGAGCCCAGGAAACAAAGGCAGCGGGTGAGGTGGGGGGCATTTTAGCCCTGAGGTGAGAAAACGGGGCCCTGCTGCTGAGGTCTGtgtttgtagattccttgggcTCCGGAGCCGTGGCCAGCCTCGGTCACTGGGAGTACCTGGGGCTGGCCAGACACTGAATTGAAGAAGGCAACTGCAGAGTGTTTCTCAACGTTGGCCAGCGTGT from Balaenoptera acutorostrata chromosome 15, mBalAcu1.1, whole genome shotgun sequence encodes the following:
- the LOC103000838 gene encoding uncharacterized protein LOC103000838, with amino-acid sequence MFISALFTCSQFSQNHLPPPQLGSLSSRIPQAYLGDIASLVPDHHKEENITIKVATNLQCVKNAISAKLNKVKCNKTRSACTSLFVPDTAQKRVGTGGVCGSGCVLWTELCPPRTHVEALTPNVTISGDRVYRRYLRLKEERDHCLFPPSEDREVTIYEPGRQSSPGTESAGTLILDFLPPEAEGCESSPYSEPHLGRPRAGEFSIRHPHGRILNHCATREVLPIYFSFNLLAAGKRQIKFQMLGGSRCKQWLSPASLLIDVSKSGQRCEDYITHNASSGTPTRPRSRARRRLSLWSLLTVPLLRSKGFGPRFWPAEPSTCAVPLPSQPAAPGLPRTPPRVSALPVSAGAGAGSQLELLSAALARRSLVCARPRSPLFLQLRGRDGRAAQPGIPDPHKTLELERPW